Within Sulfurospirillum arsenophilum NBRC 109478, the genomic segment GCCTCGTTTGAAAATTTTGTCGACAGTTATGTAAAAGGCATTCGCAATGACAACTACGCTTCTGTAGCGGCGTCCATTTTCCCTACGATGGGTATTTTGGGTACGTTTATCTCCATTGCATTAACGCTTCCTGACTTTTCATCGCAAAGTGCTGGTGCGCTTGAAAATGAGATATCACTTCTTTTAAGTGGTGTGGGTACAGCGTTTTATGTTTCTATTTACGGCATCTTGCTCTCTTTGTGGTGGATTTTCTTTGAAAAAAGAGGTCTTAGCCGTTTCGATAGAGAAGTAGCAGCCATTCAAGACTCAACCGCAGCACTCTTTTGGACAAAAGAAGAGATAGAGCATGCCTATTTACAAGAAAATCTTCAACATTTTGAGCGCATAGAAAAGATGTTTGAACGTCTAAGCTCAAACGACTTTTTTGACCATTTGGGTCAAACCATCGAGTCAAAATTTGGTCTGTTTGATGAGATGCTCTCCCTTGAAGCAGCAGCCGTTAAACGCGGGGCGGAACACATCAAAGAAGGTATGGAAGCACTCTCTCGTTCACAAGAAAAACAGCGTGATTTAGCGCTTGTACACGAAGACATGGTTTTGCAACTCAATCGTTTCAATGAGACAACATCCGCTTTACATGTAAAGATGGTTGAAAGCAATGAAGAGATGATAACAACCAACCAAGAGGTACTTCGAGCATTGAAAGAGGCAAGTGCGGCACGCCTTGAAACTGCGCCCAATGAAGAGGTCGAGTCACTTAAAGAAAGCCTCAAGATCATCGACGCGGAAACCGAAGAGATCATCCAAAAAATGGATGCGTTAAAGTAATGCGTTACAACCGTTCACGAAGCTCAGACCAAAATTTTTGGGTTTCATATGCCGACTTGATGGCGGGATTGTTGTTTGTGTTTATCTTGCTTATTGGCGCGATTGTGGTGAAGTATGTTTACGTGCAAACCGATCTTAAGGGCATC encodes:
- a CDS encoding MotA/TolQ/ExbB proton channel family protein, with product MQEDMNETLQNLATLEAPKRNCALVYLKLILLPTLAYVYFLLGFLGILHFKVGIHSIVLIGFIYIVSLIFAKHNGEFGACTFARYSKEFQNELHAYISKNLMRIGDKLKSNASFENFVDSYVKGIRNDNYASVAASIFPTMGILGTFISIALTLPDFSSQSAGALENEISLLLSGVGTAFYVSIYGILLSLWWIFFEKRGLSRFDREVAAIQDSTAALFWTKEEIEHAYLQENLQHFERIEKMFERLSSNDFFDHLGQTIESKFGLFDEMLSLEAAAVKRGAEHIKEGMEALSRSQEKQRDLALVHEDMVLQLNRFNETTSALHVKMVESNEEMITTNQEVLRALKEASAARLETAPNEEVESLKESLKIIDAETEEIIQKMDALK